Below is a window of Impatiens glandulifera chromosome 2, dImpGla2.1, whole genome shotgun sequence DNA.
GTTCCGTATGCAAAAGATGGAATTCAATCTTACAAGACAGTAGCTTTCTTAAGTCCTATTCTCAAGTCCCATCCCATGGTCCCTGTCTTCTGTCATTTTGGAACAATGGACAAAACCCACAATGCTCAGTCTTCAGCTTACCTCTGAAACAATGGTATATGATTCCATTCACGTTTCTTCCTCAATGGGCATTCTGGTTAGTTGGTTCTTCAGGGGGTCTCGTTTGCTTCTCAGGGTTAGTCGGTTTAACTTTCAGAGCTCTAGTATGCAACCCTTTAACACAATCTTGGAGAATATTACCAACTATGCATTTTAACCAGCAAAGGAAGTTGATTTTGGTTGTTGATAGGATCAACATGTCGTTTAAGGTTATAGCTACAAGTGATATTTATGGCGACAAATCGTTACCAATGGAAGTATACGACTCTAAGATCAATCGTTGGACGCTTCATCAAACAATGCCAGCCGCAAATCTTTGTTCGTCAAAGATGGCCTTTTGTGATTCGAGGCTATATATGGAAACTCTTTCACCAATGGGTTTAATAGTGTATAAACTGAATTCTGGATATTGGGAGCATGTTCCTGCTAAATATCCGAGGTCATTATTGGATGGGTACCTGATTGCAGGGACAAGGAAACGCCTTTTTCTTGTCGGAAGAATCGGGCTTTATTGCAATTTTCATAGCATGCGGATATGGGAATTGGATCATAAAAAAGTTGCTTGGGTTGAAATAAGCAGAATGCCACTTAGGTATTCCCGAACCATTTTGAGGTACTCTGTTGAGAGATTCGAATGTTTTGGacaaaacggattgatttgctTCACGTCGTGGAATCAAGGGAAAGGGTTGATTTATGATGTTGATAGAAAGGTTTGGTCTTGGATCAAGGGTTGTGCCTTTCAGGCATTTAATAGTCAAGATTGTTTCTATGAGCCGAGATTTGATGCCTCTATAATTTAGGAGTTTTTGGAAGATTGTATTGGATAAGGATTTGGGTATTTGAGAATGATGGAATGTTTTCTTGACTCATAAGCCTGATCATCTTCAagctatttatgttattttgttttgataaaattttgatGTTCGGATGTTATTTAATTCATCAAGGACAACTGTTTAAACCTTGTAGTTTCAAATCTTATTTATAGTTCACACTTTTATCGAATTTAACttcttaaaacaaattaaaaattgcAAAATCCAATCCCAAAAGTTATTgccattgttttttttaatagtaatttgtttatatttctgGAAAGTGTCATGTATGagaaaacattaatatttatatagaaaaagtcaattaattttaaaatttgttaccAATCAAATTCAGTTGAAATACTTAACCTTTTCTATTTTCTTGTCAATCATTCCCCTAAAGCAAGTTGAAAGTTTGGattatataaagattaaagattgaatcaattgattattttctcttttttatttgttttttaggattatttaaattttatgtaatgaATATTGGGGTAATTTGGAGaatctcaaataaataattcaagaaaCCTCTATACGTTTAacttattcaattaaataataaatcaaatgcACAActttgagaaaaagaaagattcCAATTTGAgactattatattattagatgAAGGTATCCAAGGTATGGTTACATGTTTATCCATCAAGTTTGTCTCTCAAAATTGGAAtgaattattagtttatttcaTTACAATAATATTTGGACATGGTGTGGGGAATAACAAATTTGTGTTATCCCAGGATGAGAGACATTCAATCAGATCAGACGACACGACACACCGAGATTTGACCAAAGGAATAAAACTGATTATTGAAGTCGGAGCTCAAGGATTGCAATAAGTGTTAATAATGTATGATAACAACCTTCAATTGGGTTCAACATCACTCTATTGAAACAAATATACAACAAAAATAACTTTACAAGTTCAGATCTAGACAGATCACTTTGTACCATTGGCTCTTGGGAAACATAGCAGATGTTAAGGTTTGGCTCGAAAGCCCTGACCTTTTTCCAATAACATACCATCCACTTCTAATTACATCAATCCATCGATCCCCATTTTTCAAGAAGGTAATGAGTTTGCATCCGAAATCTATAAAACTGTTGATAAAGGATAATAATAAAGGAATTCCCCATGATCTGACATATGGATTTTTACCAACTTACCCAGACCTCCACACCCGAGTGGGAGAAATCAACCAAGCTGGTGTTCCTAGTGTATATACTGGATCATGCCGACAGACACGAAAAGAAGGCAGGGTTTCTCGTGTTAAGCCATCTTCGGtccttttttttatctcaaagaAGTTCCTTATCATAAAAGGTAAGCAACTGTTTCACATGATTGACCCATGCACCAACATTTTCCCCATCAACAGCAACCCAGTCAACAATTGTTGAAGCTGGTTGTTCCCACCATTCATCAACCTACCATGAACATATGaagaaaaacaatcaaaaatattaagaacttgttttgaattattcccaaatcatcaaccaaaataccctctattttttttaattaaggagaactagcatgtcACCCCACAGccaaaataccctttatttttgttttcaaatatatcaaataatccCAAATAACCTGATTTTCATAACCTACATCAAATGAGGCTATTAACCAtctagttattcaaataatcccagatcaaacaagacctaaaatgGAGAGCAATCTGAAAGAAGAACCTGACTCACAGACTTTAATCACTTCAGTAACAACTACAGCTAGGGGATATTAATTATGCACCATATTCATATATTCTTCTTTAAGAGAAACTTGAttaatttctaataaataaataaaaactatccAACAAAGTAACTTACCAAACCCCGGATATATTTGCAATCTTCTAGGCATTTTTTAGCATTTATACTAGCATTCCTTAGTTCGGGTACCCACTTCTCCGTGATAGCATTTTCTTGTTCAGCAGCTAAATCTAAACAAAAACTTGTGGTCCTGCAAAAGTGTAACTTTTGAGCAATGGCATCTAATCTTGCAGCATTATGttggcatatatatatattctcttgatTCGACTTAAGAGCGGTGAAAAACAAAAACTCAATGAAATATATCTTCGTCAAAAACAACAATAATGCATAAGTACTTCAGATTAAATTAAACCTTTCATATTCCTGTTGAGCACGAGAGGCGTGATTTAATAAAGCATGGCCACTTTCCACAAGATCCCGTCGTATATGAACCGTATTCATTGCTTTAGCTAAGTCCTCCAAAACACATGCTTCAGAACCACGAAGTTTCAGACAGAATTCCAGGGACTCTAGTACTGATGCCAAACCAGCATCAGAACCTTCTAAACCTGAGAAAAATAAAGTAGCCTTTCAGCACACTTCAGAAAATGGCAAGGCAAGGATAAAGGAAATCATAATCAGGTCATTACTAAAGTATCAAGGAGCTTAAAAGATGGAAAATAGAAAGCCACAAAAATGTACATAAGGTGTAACACTTAGATGGTGTTTGATAATACCTTATCACTCAATCTATATGAAACCTATTAGTCTCTTCTCGCATTGAAAGTGTTGAATTAAGTTCATTtgataattgttatttaaaatcacATAATAATTTTCTAGTAAGAGCGTCTGAAAGACAACTTTAAAACTAGAGTAGGCTATGAATAACTTAACTCGGCAACTTTAAAACTAGGGTAAGCTATGAATAACTTACTCACTAATCTAGTAAGATCGTCTGAAAGACAACTTTAACCCTCAAAATTAAACAAGTCACATTTTTATATGGGAAAAAGTCTGTAAGTACTTTCCCAACATCCGTTTCACATTTCAGTACTTAAAATTCAGATATTTTCATTTAGTTATTCAGcagttatttttcaaaaacttcgAATTTAGTACTCATTCAGTACTTCGAATTTAGTATTCATCGTTCTacacttaattttcaattttatcaaacatgacTGCAATAAACTAAAACCAACTAGAAAAGAACCTACAGAATTTTCCTTAGATGCCTATCACCTATGGCTAGATCAATACATATTTAGGACTCAATAAACAATCACCAAATGATTTAGTAAGTTTTGTAGTTGAGGGGAAAAAAGGGGTCCATATCATCAGCTTATTACTTTACAAGCAGCATTGAGGTAAAATATGGTGGAGCAAGTCTAACCAGCAGGATACTGCAGGGCAGCAGAAATCCGACATATGGAAGGAATTGCAGAAGGATCTCTAGCACCAGCCCTAGCTGTCAAGAGAGCAGCATTCTTTTCTGCTGTAGCAACTGCCTCAGGCCCCGTCGAACTTATACCCATGGAATCCAAAAGTGCCTGGTAGGAAACCCCAGAAACAATTTAGACACTGTAAAAGGAAATTAATGATGATCCATGAACAAGATCTACCCTAAAACACAATATTTGTTAAGGAACAAATAAATggat
It encodes the following:
- the LOC124923816 gene encoding F-box/kelch-repeat protein At5g15710-like — translated: MSKILKIGNSSEDGDNNRRLMPHFSSNGSRNTSPSRHKVVKTKPRGLVDETIVTFTKTITILHPPDIQMEDNIWAMLPEDLLNEILARIPPFMIFRLRSVCKRWNSILQDSSFLKSYSQVPSHGPCLLSFWNNGQNPQCSVFSLPLKQWYMIPFTFLPQWAFWLVGSSGGLVCFSGLVGLTFRALVCNPLTQSWRILPTMHFNQQRKLILVVDRINMSFKVIATSDIYGDKSLPMEVYDSKINRWTLHQTMPAANLCSSKMAFCDSRLYMETLSPMGLIVYKLNSGYWEHVPAKYPRSLLDGYLIAGTRKRLFLVGRIGLYCNFHSMRIWELDHKKVAWVEISRMPLRYSRTILRYSVERFECFGQNGLICFTSWNQGKGLIYDVDRKVWSWIKGCAFQAFNSQDCFYEPRFDASII